Proteins encoded by one window of Pseudomonas sp. LS44:
- a CDS encoding isovaleryl-CoA dehydrogenase, whose amino-acid sequence MNYPNLNFALGETINMLREQVQGFVAAELAPRAAEIDSSNQFPMDMWKKFGDMGLLGITVEEEYGGSGLGYVAHVVAMEEISRASASVALSYGAHSNLCVNQIKRNGTAEQKAKYLPKLVSGEHVGALAMSEPNAGSDVVSMKLRADKQGDRYVLNGSKMWITNGPDAHTYVIYARTDASKASGGITAFIVERDWKGFSRSPKLDKLGMRGSNTCELVFQDVEVPEENILGALNGGVKVLMSGLDYERVVLSGGPTGIMQACMDVVLPYIHDRKQFGQSIGEFQLIQGKVADMYTQLNASRAYLYAVANACDRGETTRKDAAGVILYTAERATQMALDAIQILGGNGYINDFPTGRLLRDAKLYEIGAGTSEIRRMLIGRELFNETR is encoded by the coding sequence ATGAACTACCCGAACCTCAACTTCGCCCTCGGTGAAACCATCAACATGCTGCGCGAGCAGGTGCAGGGCTTCGTCGCCGCCGAACTGGCGCCGCGCGCCGCCGAGATCGACAGCAGCAACCAGTTCCCCATGGACATGTGGAAGAAGTTCGGCGACATGGGCCTGCTCGGCATCACCGTCGAGGAGGAATACGGCGGATCCGGCCTGGGTTATGTGGCCCACGTCGTCGCCATGGAAGAGATCAGCCGCGCCTCGGCCTCGGTCGCCCTCTCCTACGGCGCGCACTCCAACCTGTGCGTCAACCAGATCAAGCGCAACGGCACCGCCGAACAGAAGGCCAAGTACCTGCCCAAGCTGGTTTCCGGCGAGCATGTCGGCGCCCTGGCCATGAGCGAGCCGAACGCCGGCTCCGACGTGGTCTCGATGAAACTGCGCGCCGACAAGCAGGGCGACCGCTATGTGCTCAACGGCAGCAAGATGTGGATCACCAACGGCCCGGACGCCCACACCTACGTGATCTACGCCCGCACCGACGCGAGCAAGGCCTCGGGCGGCATCACCGCCTTCATCGTCGAGCGCGACTGGAAGGGTTTCTCCCGCAGCCCGAAGCTGGACAAGCTCGGCATGCGCGGCTCGAACACCTGCGAGCTGGTGTTCCAGGATGTGGAAGTGCCGGAAGAGAACATTCTTGGCGCACTCAACGGCGGCGTGAAGGTGCTGATGAGCGGCCTCGACTACGAGCGTGTGGTGCTCTCTGGCGGCCCGACCGGGATCATGCAGGCGTGCATGGACGTGGTGCTGCCCTACATCCACGACCGCAAGCAGTTCGGCCAGAGCATCGGCGAGTTCCAGCTGATCCAGGGCAAGGTCGCCGACATGTACACCCAGCTCAACGCCAGCCGCGCCTACCTGTACGCGGTGGCCAACGCCTGCGACCGTGGCGAGACCACCCGCAAGGACGCTGCCGGGGTGATCCTCTACACCGCCGAACGCGCCACGCAGATGGCCCTGGATGCCATCCAGATCCTCGGCGGCAACGGCTACATCAACGACTTCCCCACCGGCCGCCTGCTGCGCGACGCCAAGCTCTACGAGATCGGCGCCGGCACCAGCGAAATCCGCCGCATGTTGATTGGGCGCGAGCTGTTTAACGAAACCAGGTAA
- a CDS encoding MerR family DNA-binding transcriptional regulator, giving the protein MPTTYSISDLARELDVTPRAIRFYEEHGMLSPERRGQERVYSPKDLVALKLILRGKRIGFSLAECKELIDLYDPSSGNRKQLETFMAKITERRAQLAQQVLDIEQMQLELDTAEERCLAAMAETID; this is encoded by the coding sequence ATGCCGACCACCTACTCCATCTCCGATCTGGCCCGCGAACTGGACGTCACCCCCCGCGCCATTCGTTTCTACGAAGAGCACGGCATGCTCAGCCCCGAGCGGCGTGGCCAGGAACGCGTCTACAGTCCCAAGGATCTGGTCGCCCTGAAACTGATCCTGCGCGGCAAGCGCATCGGCTTCTCGCTGGCCGAGTGCAAGGAGCTGATCGACCTCTACGACCCGAGCAGCGGCAACCGCAAGCAGCTGGAGACCTTCATGGCGAAGATCACCGAACGCCGCGCACAACTCGCCCAGCAGGTCCTCGACATCGAGCAGATGCAGCTGGAGCTGGATACCGCCGAAGAACGCTGCCTGGCCGCCATGGCCGAAACCATCGACTAA